The following proteins come from a genomic window of Cyanobacterium stanieri LEGE 03274:
- a CDS encoding DUF2839 domain-containing protein has protein sequence MGEAKRRQKNLGEDYGKEERVVSWFPLTKTQASDAYKLTTRGAWVGIISLGVTWAIIRFIGPAFGWWQVN, from the coding sequence ATGGGAGAAGCTAAACGCAGACAAAAGAATTTAGGGGAAGACTATGGCAAGGAAGAAAGGGTTGTTTCTTGGTTTCCTCTTACCAAAACTCAGGCTTCTGATGCTTATAAGTTAACCACTAGAGGCGCATGGGTGGGCATCATTTCCCTTGGTGTCACTTGGGCTATTATTCGTTTTATTGGCCCTGCTTTTGGATGGTGGCAAGTTAATTAA
- a CDS encoding photosystem II S4 domain protein, with protein sequence MLPREDILNRVENRAEIAKVLDKAEQAIKTWELVVTDFLSPPVLAEVNEIFAQLTEVQIIPWGGFPQAERKRVGIHREEIPCDVSQMPVVALDIAGNFLFDTATHRDFLGAILGAGVVREKVGDIIVLGERGAQVVVTPEMVDFFESSLVQVRSVPVKTKRIELSDLKVREPKKKEMTTVEASLRLDAIASYGFGLSRSKMVDAINNGDVRVNWKEVTQSSYNLKTGDLVSFRGKGRLEIGDISITKKERYRIALTRFV encoded by the coding sequence ATGTTACCGAGAGAAGATATTTTAAATAGAGTTGAAAATCGAGCCGAAATTGCTAAAGTTTTGGATAAAGCTGAACAAGCAATAAAAACATGGGAATTGGTGGTTACTGATTTTTTATCGCCCCCTGTATTAGCGGAAGTGAACGAAATTTTTGCCCAGTTAACTGAGGTGCAAATTATCCCTTGGGGTGGTTTTCCTCAAGCGGAAAGGAAAAGGGTGGGTATTCATCGGGAGGAGATTCCCTGTGATGTTTCCCAGATGCCTGTGGTGGCTTTGGATATTGCTGGTAACTTTTTGTTTGATACGGCTACCCATCGAGACTTTTTGGGGGCGATTTTGGGTGCTGGGGTAGTTAGGGAAAAGGTAGGTGATATTATCGTTTTGGGAGAAAGGGGCGCCCAAGTGGTGGTAACTCCTGAAATGGTGGATTTTTTTGAGTCTTCTTTGGTGCAAGTGCGCTCTGTGCCTGTGAAAACCAAGAGAATTGAGCTTTCAGATTTGAAGGTAAGAGAACCCAAAAAGAAGGAAATGACTACCGTAGAGGCTTCTTTACGCCTAGATGCGATCGCATCTTACGGGTTCGGTTTATCCCGCTCAAAAATGGTCGATGCCATTAACAATGGTGATGTAAGGGTAAATTGGAAAGAAGTTACCCAATCTAGTTACAATCTCAAAACAGGTGATTTAGTCTCTTTTCGAGGTAAAGGGAGATTGGAAATCGGCGATATTAGTATTACTAAAAAAGAGCGTTATCGCATCGCCTTAACCCGATTTGTGTAA
- a CDS encoding leucyl aminopeptidase yields the protein MDFKVNSSSFLDWNGDILALGFFEDDTELTGDIASLNDKLDGVITELIEENDFKGKANSTLTARVGAKSPIRKVMLVGLGKQEDITSNGIRLAAGAIARSTAKENGKTLGIALNINEYEADTIAQMITEGVILALHKDNRFKSDAKNEVKLTNVDILGLQASDNAITKGKQISDGVILARELVNSPPNDINPITLAQIAQDLAKDYSLELTILEKEECEKLGMGAFLGVAQASDIPPKFVHLTYKPQGTAKRKVAIIGKGLTFDSGGLNLKVSGSGIETMKMDMGGAAATFGAAKAIAQLKPDVEVHFISAITENMISGKAMHPGDILTASNGKTIEVNNTDAEGRLTLADALVYADKLGVDAMVDLATLTGACIVALGNDIAGLWTRDDKLAQDLSVASEGAGEKFWQMPMETDYFDIMKSAIADMKNTGSRAGGSITAALFLEQFVENTPWVHLDVAGPVWAEKANSINNEGGTGFAVRTLVNWVLG from the coding sequence ATGGATTTTAAAGTTAATTCTAGTTCGTTTTTAGATTGGAATGGAGATATTCTTGCCCTTGGTTTTTTTGAGGATGATACTGAGTTAACAGGGGATATAGCTAGTTTAAATGACAAGTTAGATGGGGTAATTACGGAGTTAATCGAGGAGAATGATTTTAAGGGTAAGGCTAACTCTACCCTCACTGCAAGGGTTGGTGCTAAATCTCCTATTCGTAAAGTGATGTTGGTGGGTTTAGGCAAACAGGAAGATATTACTTCTAATGGTATCAGATTAGCCGCAGGGGCGATCGCCCGTAGCACAGCCAAAGAAAATGGTAAAACCCTAGGTATTGCTTTAAATATCAATGAATATGAAGCAGATACCATCGCCCAAATGATTACCGAAGGAGTAATTTTAGCCCTCCACAAAGATAACCGTTTCAAATCCGATGCCAAAAACGAAGTAAAACTAACCAATGTGGATATATTAGGTTTACAGGCTTCCGACAACGCCATCACTAAAGGCAAACAAATCAGCGATGGGGTAATTTTAGCTAGGGAATTGGTAAACTCTCCCCCCAACGACATCAACCCCATTACCCTCGCCCAAATCGCCCAAGATTTAGCCAAGGATTACAGCCTAGAATTAACTATCCTTGAGAAAGAAGAATGCGAAAAATTAGGCATGGGAGCATTTTTAGGAGTTGCCCAAGCCTCCGATATTCCCCCCAAATTTGTCCATCTCACCTACAAACCCCAAGGCACAGCAAAACGTAAAGTAGCTATCATCGGTAAGGGTTTAACCTTCGATTCTGGTGGTTTAAATCTCAAGGTGTCGGGTAGTGGTATCGAAACCATGAAAATGGATATGGGAGGCGCAGCGGCTACCTTTGGGGCTGCAAAAGCCATCGCCCAACTAAAACCCGATGTGGAGGTGCATTTTATCAGCGCCATCACCGAAAACATGATTAGTGGTAAGGCAATGCACCCTGGTGACATTCTCACCGCTTCCAATGGTAAAACCATCGAGGTAAATAACACCGATGCAGAAGGGCGTTTAACCCTCGCTGATGCCCTTGTATATGCGGATAAGTTGGGAGTTGATGCCATGGTGGATTTAGCTACCCTCACGGGCGCTTGTATCGTGGCTTTGGGTAACGACATTGCGGGTTTATGGACTAGGGATGATAAACTTGCCCAAGATTTGAGCGTTGCTTCTGAGGGCGCTGGGGAAAAATTCTGGCAAATGCCCATGGAAACCGATTATTTTGATATTATGAAAAGTGCGATCGCCGATATGAAAAACACGGGTAGTCGCGCTGGAGGCTCAATCACCGCAGCCCTTTTCCTAGAACAGTTTGTGGAAAATACCCCCTGGGTGCATCTGGATGTGGCAGGGCCGGTTTGGGCAGAAAAGGCTAATTCTATCAACAATGAAGGGGGTACGGGTTTTGCTGTGCGCACCCTTGTTAATTGGGTATTGGGTTAA